One Algibacter sp. L3A6 genomic region harbors:
- a CDS encoding DUF4331 family protein, translated as MKNLKRVLGIGVVAAASVFILAADHIDAPAVKGGTSDITDFYAFQAENTNNLVFVANVQGLISPSATADAAFDESVLVEINIDTDGDNIEDMVIQAIPRDGKMYFFGPVAPSQTGLNSTIATTATNTGWVDITTYGEAVVTETNAMGMTFFAGPRDDPFFMDFAQYSAIIAGTADGFNDPGADTFAGSNVMSIVVEVPKSMIGGSGTINTWVESKKK; from the coding sequence ATGAAAAACTTAAAAAGAGTATTAGGAATTGGAGTAGTAGCTGCGGCTAGTGTCTTCATTTTAGCGGCAGATCATATCGATGCACCTGCTGTAAAAGGAGGAACAAGTGATATCACAGATTTTTATGCCTTTCAAGCTGAAAACACAAATAACTTAGTGTTTGTAGCAAACGTACAAGGTTTAATTAGCCCAAGCGCAACGGCCGATGCTGCATTTGATGAAAGTGTTTTAGTTGAAATTAATATTGATACCGATGGTGACAATATTGAAGACATGGTAATTCAAGCCATTCCGAGAGACGGAAAAATGTACTTTTTTGGACCAGTTGCACCATCGCAAACAGGACTTAATAGTACCATCGCAACTACAGCAACTAATACAGGTTGGGTAGATATTACAACGTATGGTGAAGCTGTTGTAACAGAAACTAATGCAATGGGTATGACGTTTTTTGCTGGCCCACGTGACGATCCGTTTTTTATGGATTTTGCACAATACTCTGCAATTATTGCTGGTACTGCTGATGGTTTTAACGATCCAGGAGCAGATACGTTTGCAGGTAGTAATGTAATGTCTATAGTAGTAGAAGTGCCAAAAAGTATGATTGGTGGTTCGGGAACTATTAACACTTGGGTAGAATCTAAAAAGAAATAA
- a CDS encoding DUF4331 family protein, which produces MKTIKNISVAFALSFLAFNCSSDDDNNIVENMEPDFSGTFMQQDQMGRPAVNTVFVSGSSKDDFNVTIPSEQNAAFQSMFQANLEGLSPAFANTDDKNALQQDAATFTGLLATDVLNVSLDGTTTFYDGTNVLTGRNLTDDVITVELLLIFGGEDFTENPQFSNDNVSANDKDFLPSFPYLASPW; this is translated from the coding sequence ATGAAAACTATAAAAAATATAAGTGTCGCATTTGCATTATCATTTTTAGCATTTAACTGCTCATCGGACGATGATAACAATATTGTAGAAAATATGGAGCCTGATTTTTCAGGAACATTTATGCAACAAGATCAAATGGGAAGACCTGCAGTAAATACTGTATTTGTTTCTGGATCTAGTAAAGATGATTTCAATGTTACTATTCCTTCAGAACAAAACGCTGCATTCCAAAGTATGTTTCAAGCAAATTTAGAAGGTTTAAGTCCTGCTTTTGCTAACACTGACGATAAAAATGCATTACAACAAGATGCTGCAACCTTTACAGGTTTACTTGCAACCGATGTTTTAAATGTATCCTTAGACGGAACAACAACTTTTTACGATGGTACTAATGTTTTAACAGGTCGTAATTTAACAGATGATGTTATTACTGTAGAGTTATTATTAATTTTTGGTGGTGAAGATTTTACTGAAAACCCTCAATTTTCTAATGATAATGTAAGTGCTAACGATAAAGACTTTTTGCCTTCATTTCCTTACCTAGCTTCTCCGTGGTAG